From one Hirundo rustica isolate bHirRus1 chromosome 8, bHirRus1.pri.v3, whole genome shotgun sequence genomic stretch:
- the ITPRIP gene encoding inositol 1,4,5-trisphosphate receptor-interacting protein has translation MPVGLFRVCLLVITAIVNHPLFFPKENGTVPENTEEIIQKMKEREESLRLEQLRLEQEIADQEATQKALEKAAAVVEESKEEKVRWDMWTALSMVIFLLIELWRQDFQEGNWQDTGGEEDDMAVLGKAFKGVAFPDKAVLASFYEKRILGTTGDMARMREMVEGFADDLLEALRSVCNRDADMEVEDCMGVGSMYENWRVRKPFVCDLIVPFAPPEPYCFCCQTWCSGDSFPPDEQGYGTIKVCRAGEDATGCICDKTKLGEDMLCLLHSQMSSTRPSSEMEDLLCFKNTQYLDADQVMKWFQIAVTKAWNRISHKYEFDLSFSLLDSPGALKIKFKSGKSIAFNLTPVVQYENSDVYFISHFPRSSLAADIPSSTHWFLTFAVYERRFIHLVSKTLPANACHVSCLQILSFLHGKQCSLTGPSGLTNYHLKTVLLHLLQARPSQDWGPEKLEARLQDMLKFLEKCLHEKKLYHFFIGNGKVPAELGFPIIFQRAEPLNLFRPFVLRRDIYRKMVDTFHEMLRNMSALINEYTVHIPLAHTNGIRKEPL, from the coding sequence ATGCCCGTGGGACTCTTCCGGGTGTGCCTACTGGTGATTACAGCTATTGTCAACCACCCGCTCTTCTTCCCTAAGGAGAATGGCACCGTCCCTGAGAACACGGAAGAAATCATCCAGAAGATGAAGGAGCGGGAGGAGAGCCTGCGGCTGGAGCAGTTGCGCTTGGAGCAGGAAATCGCAGACCAGGAAGCCACACAGAAGGCTCTGGAAAAGGCTGCAGCGGTAGTGGaggaaagcaaagaggaaaaggtCCGATGGGATATGTGGACTGCCCTCTCCATGGTCATCTTCCTGCTGATCGAGCTCTGGAGGCAGGATTTCCAGGAAGGGAATTGGCAGGAcacaggaggagaagaggatgACATGGCAGTCCTGGGGAAAGCATTTAAAGGAGTGGCCTTCCCTGACAAGGCTGTCCTGGCCAGCTTCTATGAGAAGCGTATCCTGGGAACCACCGGAGACATGGCCAGGATGCGGGAGATGGTGGAAGGCTTTGCAGATGACCTGCTGGAGGCCTTGAGGAGCGTTTGTAACCGGGATGCTGACATGGAAGTGGAAGATTGCATGGGTGTAGGGAGCATGTATGAGAATTGGAGAGTGCGTAAACCCTTCGTCTGTGATCTGATAGTGCCTTTTGCCCCTCCAGAGCCTTACTGCTTTTGCTGCCAGACCTGGTGCTCTGGTGACTCTTTTCCCCCAGATGAACAAGGTTACGGCACTATCAAGGTGTGCCGGGCAGGTGAGGATGCAACGGGTTGCATCTGTGACAAGACTAAACTAGGGGAAGATATGCTGTGCCTCCTCCATAGCCAGATGAGTAGTACCAGGCCCAGCAGTGAGATGGAAGATCTCCTGTGCTTCAAAAATACTCAATATCTGGATGCCGACCAAGTTATGAAGTGGTTCCAGATTGCCGTCACCAAGGCCTGGAACAGAATCTCCCACAAATACGAATTTGACCTTTCCTTCAGCCTCCTGGACTCACCAGGAGCCCTGAAGATAAAATTTAAATCAGGGAAATCAATTGCCTTCAACCTCACCCCTGTGGTGCAGTATGAGAACTCTGATGTTTACTTCATCTCCCACTTCCctcggagcagcctggcagcagaCATCCCCTCCAGCACCCACTGGTTTCTCACCTTTGCGGTGTATGAGAGGAGGTTCATCCATCTGGTCTCCAAAACACTGCCTGCCAATGCCTGCCACGTCAGCTGCCTTCAGATCCTCTCCTTCCTGCATGGGAAGCAATGCAGCCTCACAGGTCCCAGCGGGCTCACCAACTACCACCTGAAGACAgtgctgctgcatctcctgCAGGCACGTCCCAGTCAGGACTGGGGCCCAGAAAAGCTGGAGGCCCGCCTACAGGACATGCTGAAATTCCTAGAGAAATGTTTGCATGAAAAGAAGCTTTATCACTTCTTTATTGGCAATGGGAAGGtaccagcagagctgggtttcCCCATCATATTCCAGAGGGCTGAGCCTCTCAACCTTTTCCGTCCCTTTGTGCTACGCAGGGACATTTACAGGAAGATGGTGGACACGTTCCACGAGATGCTCAGGAACATGTCTGCACTGATAAATGAGTACACGGTGCACATTCCCCTTGCACACACCAATGGGATCCGTAAGGAACCCCTTTAA
- the LOC120756126 gene encoding glutathione S-transferase omega-1-like has protein sequence MSGHHSRSLGKGSAAPGPVPAGLIRLYSMRFCPYAQRTRLVLLAKGVSHEVININLKNKPDWYFEKNPSGLVPVLETSKGQLIWESPITCEYLDEAFPGKKLMPSDPYERACQKMLLEDFSKITSLVFKHVLAIKDGQDTTAVKAEIAEKFGKLEEVLSKRNTLFYGGDSISMIDYMIWPWFERLEPFQLKDSLNHTPKLQRWMEAMKEDPAIKATITDPQTFKNYLQLYLKNSPEACDYGL, from the exons ATGTCGGGCCATCACTCCCGCAGCCTGGGCAAGG GTAGCGCGGCGCCGGGCCCTGTGCCCGCGGGGCTGATCCGGCTCTACAGCATGCGCTTCTGCCCCTACGCGCAGCGGACGCGCCTGGTTCTCCTCGCCAAGGGCGTCAG CCATGAAGTAATCAATATCAATCTGAAGAACAAGCCTGACTGGTACTTTGAGAAGAACCCCTCTGGGCTGGTTCCTGTTCTGGAGACCAGCAAGGGCCAGCTGATCTGGGAGTCCCCAATCACCTGTGAGTACTTGGATGAAGCGTTCCCAGGGAAGAAGCTGATGCCCTCAGACCCGTATGAGCGAGCCTGTCAGAAGATGCTCTTGGAAGACTTCTCAAAG ATAACATCCTTGGTTTTCAAGCATGTTTTGGCAATCAAAGATGGACAGGACACCACTGCAGTGAAAGCAGAGATTGCTGAAAAGTTTGGCAAACTTGAAGAG GTCCTGTCCAAACGCAACACGTTGTTTTATGGTGGGGACTCAATCTCAATGATTGACTACATGATCTGGCCATGGTTTGAACGTCTGGAACCTTTCCAGCTGAAAGA CTCTTTGAATCACACCCCAAAGCTCCAGCGCTGGATGGAGGCCATGAAGGAGGACCCTGCTATCAAGGCTACAATAACTGACCCCCAGACATTCAAAAATTACCTCCAGCTGTATCTGAAGAACAGCCCTGAGGCATGTGATTATGGGCTCTGA